gttttagaattatattcCCAATGTTTGCACTCCTGTGCATACCAAATACCTATCGTTTGGTGATTCGTCTCaacattgtattttgttatattttcttaGATAAAGTTATGGTTAATGTATGGTTAACCtttgtttttatcttatttaattttgttatattaagtaaacaatttaacagtttagtataaaaattaattaacttaatgtgttcaaaataaatttttctaaattttacatCCTTGGATatgattcaatattatacgttttttgtatttataaataatatttttaatatatgaaatttgaTGATAAGCATTAAGATTTCgtctcattaaaaaattacaaagcaACAAACATATGTcaattgaaatacaattacaTACTCCATTAGCATTTAAAACTTTCGCAGATTTGTACATAAGGGCTTTACTATACTGCCGGCATACAAATGGTTGACTTGGTACGGATAACTGATGTGTGTTATTTGGCTGTTAACTAACTAAAACTAGTAGTTTCAGAAGTAAACATGGAATTTaggtaacaattaatatttgtaatatttcaattgtgtaaatataattatcaatgaaTGTTAAGtatgtatcataatttaatagaattaattattgtgattcCGCAAACcaattacaaaatttgaaagtaatttaaaaatgagcggattaatttgttttcagaTTTAGTggtgaaataaatacaatgcCTATTTTCTTATCATTGTTTTGAAAAGTGATGACTTAAATCTTGACGTATAAACTGTTTTTTagcaaaaaattattgaatattatagcaATAGCGTAGCTGAAGCTTAATTTAGATGGGGGTCTacttaaagatttttatacaCCACAAAATATTGTGAGGAATTAGGCTATAACtgtcattaaaatatcacCAATAAAATAGCCCAAGGGGAGGCCATACACCCATGTCCCCTCAGATACACCACTGTATTATAGTTGCATTCctgtactaataaaaaatacaaaaattaaaaaataaaatgtattttttaatagttaatgaatattttaatacaagtaagaaaattatttgatttttgattatgACAGACTAtcctgaaaatattaaattggtatAAGGGCTTCCAGTTTTTACAACTCTACTTTCGAGCAtatctttaaaccttaaaatattgtttgtatttgtattttaatataatgttaaattggaaattattcatatgtttatgaaaatttaacaaaatgagAATTACAGTTGAACACTGAACagattaagaataattttaactgaaaaCCTGATGGATgaatttgtattgttaaaaatcatttatctttttgtattttattttaaatagaattaattcatttttacaattgtataataatcataaatgtcAAAAGTTTATTTGGcttaaacaatttcaaagtTGGCAAAATACAGtatttcacaatataaaagtattttttatttaaaattataaataaaagtgaaaacaataattatgtattaatgctAGCTTGTATTTTTTCTAACAATAGTTCCAATCTTTCTTTCATAACCGGTTgacctttttttgttttttttccaagttttttatttttaaacttctttttttgtttatattcttCTAGTGCTTGCCgaatttcttctttttttttcgatgCTTCAAAACGCCTTGCTTTCTTTTCCTCTTGGATTTGATTGTAACGTTCTTGTGCTTCTTTGTATGGATTTGGCCTAAGAACAAAATaccatgtttataaatattttaacattatacacattaaataataatttggaaGCCAGTATAGGTAGTTAAATCttgagttttatatttaattaaatgtcgaTATGTGTTGCACACAATGTCCATAAatagtaaacaattaaatacaaatcaggatcctaacaaaaaaaaaaaaataataataataaacctttCATATCATCAAGGGACTTAAGATACTAAAGTTAAAAAGAAAGGCTGGtaagtaagtttatttttagcaattaaatatttaagtttttgtttttacctcTTTTGCTGATTAGTAAGATTGATATCTTCGCCATTTGATGTGTTTAAAGGTTTCTCAATACCAGATTTGTTTAACTCTTTGTAGTAATCACGAATTACAGCCTTTTTACGACGCTCATTCCATTCTTGAactgaacaaaaataaaaaatatatgatattaatataaacaaaatacaaagaaGACTCTCTTAGGAATAATTGAATAGATCTTTTTATGGATGTTTTTGTCTTATTTCAACAGTTTCctagataatatacaattaaattttaattttttttttaacactagtaaagaaatttaaatttttgttattcattggacataatttataatgctcaatataataatagttttaaaagaaTAGCAAATTATGtgcaaaaagttaaaattgggCATGAAGataagaaataagaatacTTATCTAGTGGatcaacattttgaaaataattgttttttctagtctttgtatttaattataaataaattacatattatatatataattatattttctgacTTCTGtttgtatcataaatataatttaaaaaaatgattctacatattatcgaataattaatactttggatattatacttacatttttgtttattgctatatttttttgttctccATTTTTTCTTATCGAATGGTTTCTTTGTTTTTTCATCTTGAGACgacatgatttaattttatattaatcagttcaataagttttctttttttaaaattaagacttATTCTGGTCAGCGAGTTGTCAAACTCAAGTATTGGCTAGTACTTGCAGTCAAGGTAGCAGTCAATCACCAGTACTCACTATAGTCGCTGCAGTTGTATATGATTTAAGAATTAgagtaatataacattatttgtataaaatgtatacgataattcatataatatgtactttcaTCTATTCCGTGATATTATCACAGAAACAAAATGAGATAACATTTCAAAATGATATCGACAACATTGATAAGACGTTTTCAGTATTCACCATCGTGGTGTTCACTTATAGATTTCATTTCAGTTTTTTGCTGTAGATTCAGTAGATAGTTCACGATGTAGCCGATGtaggtaataatgtaatattaaatatatttatatttaatcaaaatcgcGATATAGCGGTGTGAAtagattaatgttataattagttGCTTAAAATTAGCtcaaatattttgagaatATAACTGTTTGCACctagaaaataatgatataactaGACGTATTGATGTGTTCAGCGGTCCTATGGCCCTCGTTTTGAGCTATCCATGTGTTAGAACAATTTAcctctaaatataatttttagtttaatctagaatcttaaattatttgaaaattatttttcaaattaatttcattgataAATCCctgaattatttcaatttcctATTTCTAGGTGCTAATACTAAACTAGGTACCTACCTTGGTTTCTTAGACCTTTGTGAGCAAGTATCAACGTGAATGCCATTTTAGTTTTGACCCTGTCATAGACTACTTcacgataaaatgttttttcaatgaatgttataataataatgaaatgattgttttataagtgttatattttgataactaaGAAAATAATGTCGCTTGCCTCGTTTCATTCACACCAACTTCAAGAAGACAAATCATCAATGACGTAGTTATTAGGCGAGGGATAATAAGGATAGATCCGTCTCCACTCTCCACGAGAGCCTttctttatgttataattttgtaatatttcataGTGTAGGTACTTATGTAGTTTTGTGCAAAGGTATTCATGATATGGATAGACGATAGTCGTGGTCATAGTTCAAAAGCGCTGAAGTGCACCTTATCTTACCTACTGACTACtaccatttattaaatatttaaccaatGCTACTACctattcaaaataacaattgtaagTTGTAACTTGAATAGTTGTACTACGCTTAATAAAGTGATTGTGATGATAACAAACTCAAAATGACCATTACTggcattattactactatataataattataggtattatctaCATTGCGTGTTTCCACCATTACCATCCATCTATATCATTAAATCCTTAGAAGATTCTAAAACAACCTATAGTATTTAGTTCAAACTTggaataatagattataatatttgtattgaaaatcCATTTCAAAttcagatataataataatatgtagtaattaatatgcattatatatacattaattagtcGAGGGtgaagaatattaaatattatattatgttctgtaaaatgttaaaaataattttgttaaacattgataattttaattagtgtTGTCCATGATTGAAATTTGACCATAAACATCATTTTATCTGTAAAATTAACACgctctaaaatatttcatttcatttcGCTAAATTGATAGGGTACATAAAACACTGACAAGTTAGTTTGATGTACTGGCTcttatgtttttcttttttaattcatatgaaggtttttttttatggtaaacaGGTATTTCATTtcgtattttagtttttgtgaCTATATGCTATAAATATCTGGTCATGCCGTCAtggtttttgatataaatatgaataacaaacaataagtcaataactaactattattttcttttgctatataaattagttacaaCTATTTCCAGTGGCGCCGATTGccgaagtaaaaaaaatatgtaggacaaacatttaaaacaaacaccCACCACTACATAATTAGTTTACATTTGAAGTTTGatcaatatttctttaatacaATGAAATCAGTTATTTtctcagataataatataatattttcatgaaaCTTCGTGGCGACGGGGATTCACAACCCACCcatcaacaattttatacataggACAATCGTCCTACATTAACATAGTGTTTGGCGCCATTgactatttcatattatacgactttgctgataaaattattttagttttattttattggacaGATAGTGCCATtggtatatttctattttcgtattttactTACTTTAACGTgcgtaaacttttttttttattaggtaatattaattctaCTATTTCTACTCTACAATatctttttaatgatatatttttttcttacgtATATAGCTGTATAAGCGGAGTTATTGGTGTTACACACAAAGTTctcaagtaggtatataatatgcataaataatactGTACGGAATAtcaggtaatattataaatggataaatatttaaatgatataagcTTAATTAAGTCAAGgtctagtaattttatttttcttgtaaatatcatcgtttaaaaagtatttggaactttattttatcataattcaaGTGTGGattaatttactatgtttatttttattcaaagccATGATGAGGGGCTAATtcgatttatcaatttttaaaaacgataattttatttggaacttttttttatcaacgtccgataaatcattgtatatttatatatttgtttacaaaacACGATTTCGAGAAGAGATGAGGTTCGTcagcttatatatttttaaggatattctgtattttagtttcttagcttagttataaatttacttacctacctattaGTTTTACAACGATgagtgatttttattatttctgtgtctgatatatatatataatattaagcagtagtaaaaatacttcaattttaAGTTTGAGGAAAGTTGCTGGTAGCGAATTGGATTTTGTTGATTCTTTGGGagggaaattaaaataattataaattaaagttaaatatttaatttctttaacttaaaattgcgGTGTTCATATAATACATCCAAGTGATTTATCCCAAAACTCTACCCCAAACTCCTTCAATTATGTgtcataacttttttttttacaaatttagcaCCATATCAACCATTATGGCGTgccaaattgatattttataacaaattaatattttaattttgcatcCGACGTTGAGGGGGTAGAAATTCGTATTTATTATCGAAATGCGGTGTAACCTTGATTATCTGTCATTCTCTCATCCATCAGCTTCTTTTATACGTTATCCACCGTCATAATGATATCgcgagaataatataataatagcaatcataaatagaatattgtaCGTCCGTATTATGAGTATACACGcacttattttagttatttttatcaatagataAGT
This sequence is a window from Rhopalosiphum maidis isolate BTI-1 chromosome 1, ASM367621v3, whole genome shotgun sequence. Protein-coding genes within it:
- the LOC113548224 gene encoding thyroid transcription factor 1-associated protein 26, with protein sequence MSSQDEKTKKPFDKKKWRTKKYSNKQKFQEWNERRKKAVIRDYYKELNKSGIEKPLNTSNGEDINLTNQQKRPNPYKEAQERYNQIQEEKKARRFEASKKKEEIRQALEEYKQKKKFKNKKLGKKTKKGQPVMKERLELLLEKIQASINT